The DNA sequence ATGGGGATAGGTGGCGACAGCGGCGCCCGCGATCTAGAAGAGGCCGCGCTGTTCATTGCCAACTGTCAGGTAGGCGACATGTTCGCGGTGAAGGACTTGCTGTCCTTTGTCGCGGGGGAGAGTCAGACATCACAAAAAGCAGCCGAACAACGCATGCGGCGTGCGATTTCGGCTGCGCTCCGGCACTTGGCGGCGCTAGGGTTAGAAGATTACGGCAACCCCCGTTTTGAGAACTACGCCGCAACCTTCTTTGATTTTAATGAAGTGCGCCGTGAGATGCGTAGTCTCGAAGGGGAGGAAACCTACGGCGGGAAAGTAAGCCTGAAAGGCTTTCTCTCTGCCTTGGCCCATTACTCACTTGCTCCTTAGACTAGCGGATAATCTTGATGTGCTCGGCAGTGGGGTCCTCAGTACCGTAAATCTGGACATCGGCTTTCTTTAGTCTGCGTACATAGTCAATGATGTCCTGCGTCAAGATCTCGCCCGGGCAGATAAGGGGTATGCCCGGTGGGTAAGACATAAGCATTTCAGCGACGATTTTCCCTTTGGCCTGTTCTAGAGGTACGCGCTTACTGTCAGCATAAAAAGCTTCGCGGGGGAGGTAGGCGAGTGCGGGAATAGGTGGCAATTCAATCACCTGCTCGCGCACGTCTTGTACAGTGTACTTGCGCGCAATTTCAGAGAGCGCGTGCACTAGGGCTCGTACAGTTTCCTTGGTGTCAGCGATAGTGACCACACACAAAACGTTGTAGAGATCAGATAGATCCACCTGGATGTGGAAACCCTGACGCAGAATGCGCTCGATTTCAAAACCGGTGATACCTAGGGCACGCACATTGATACAGAGCTTAGTGGGGTCGTAGTCATGGCAGCCAAGTTGCCCGACTAGGTCATTGCCATAAACATAGAGACCGGGGATGTTGTTGTTAATCTCGTAACGTGCCCAGTTGGCAATGTTGATCGCGTGTGTCAACATCTCGTGTCCGCGGAAAAACGCTTGTTTGCGAGAGACGTCAATGGAAGCTAAGAGGGGATAGGAAGGACTTGTTGTCTGGGTCAGATTGAGGGTGGTCTTGGTGTAGTCGTGGTCAACCAAGTCGCCCCGCGTCAAGAGTAAGCTGCTCTGTGTCATGGAGCCGAGCAGTTTGTGGGTGCTCAACGCCGCCATATCCGCACCTGCCTCCATAGCCGAAATTGGCAGGCCGGGGTGAAAACACAGATGTGCCCCATGAGCCTCATCGACCAAGACAGGAATTTCGTAATCCTCGGCGATTTCAACGATGCGTTCTAGCTCGGGGGCCATACCATAGAAAGTGGTGTTAGTAAGCAAAATGGCTTTAGACTCAGGATGCTGGCGCAAGGACTGGCGAACCTCATCCGCAGTAATAGCCATGGCAATGCCAAGGTAGTTGTCGACATAGGGCTGAATGTAGACGGGCTCGGCTCCGGTGAGAACAAGGGCAGAGACAACAGATTTATGAACATTGCGGGGTACAACTATCTTGTCCCCAGGGCG is a window from the Bacillota bacterium genome containing:
- a CDS encoding aminotransferase class I/II-fold pyridoxal phosphate-dependent enzyme, yielding MSAVELLKIPPYAFNITLYAYKSSNSRQDARAAEGGGTLKNRKDQARIALERRQSRTPVFDALRSYVRAGTLSFHVPGHKHGKGLPEFTRFVGRNIMNIDLTIMPDLDSIYKPHGPIAEAQELAAEAFGAEFAHFLSNGTTAGIHCMMMTTLRPGDKIVVPRNVHKSVVSALVLTGAEPVYIQPYVDNYLGIAMAITADEVRQSLRQHPESKAILLTNTTFYGMAPELERIVEIAEDYEIPVLVDEAHGAHLCFHPGLPISAMEAGADMAALSTHKLLGSMTQSSLLLTRGDLVDHDYTKTTLNLTQTTSPSYPLLASIDVSRKQAFFRGHEMLTHAINIANWARYEINNNIPGLYVYGNDLVGQLGCHDYDPTKLCINVRALGITGFEIERILRQGFHIQVDLSDLYNVLCVVTIADTKETVRALVHALSEIARKYTVQDVREQVIELPPIPALAYLPREAFYADSKRVPLEQAKGKIVAEMLMSYPPGIPLICPGEILTQDIIDYVRRLKKADVQIYGTEDPTAEHIKIIR